The Silene latifolia isolate original U9 population chromosome Y, ASM4854445v1, whole genome shotgun sequence sequence TGAGATTTGATATTGTTATAGAGACACGTTGATATTATTTGGGTGATGCTAATTTTTTTAATTGCTGCGCTATTGGTGGACAAACACAAACAATTAGATGGTCTTTCATAAAAGTACTGTAACTCTgatactatttataataaaatagtgATATTGTTCTTTAGTATACATGATATTGTTTACAATCAAGTCTTCACAAACCAAATCTTAGTAATACTATATCATTAATATTGAGGTTCTTacaaaaaattcgaaaaagaatACAAGGAGGCCATGTAGAATGAaattataaaaaaacaaaaaacaatgttcctactttgatattgtattggttaacaaaaaaaaattttataTGCAAGTAATATAGACTTCATCAGCTCGTACTCAAGTTCTTAATCAACATCCGCAAGTGAAAAAGTCTGCAAAAAGCAAAACAAAGAACGAAAAAAAATATTTCAGCAGTATGTTGTACATGTAAATAACTGTGATATTGTATATAATGACTAATGATACTTTCTTGAAATGGTTCTGATATTGTTTCACAAGAAGACAAAATTGGATGATTATAAATCGTTTATATCTGTTAAACTATTTCGTATACAGCATGATATTATTTAGAGGTACATGTGATATTGTTACTCAAAAAAACACAGAACAAGttataattaaaaaattaaataatGTAAGTAAGAAATAAATCATAATGAATGTAGTTAGCAAAGTCACTTACATCAGATTCATTATCATCGACCGAGTGCTCAGATGTCTCAGCAGCTGGATTAGGGCAGTTGCGCTTATCATgatgtgccatttgtttacaatTATTGCAAAACCTTTTCGGCTTTTGTGCCTTTTCAATGCACATTTGTTTCTTAGAGGTCAACCTCTTGCCTCTacccttgtttttggatttaacTGGTCGTAATATATGGACCTCATCTGAACACTTAACCCCAAGAAGCATCTCTAACTCTTGTTGTTTTGTCATTGTTTCAGGGTTGGGCTTGAATTTCTGTCTAAATGCCTTAAGTAAATCAGTCAGTTCAGTTACGTGATTTTCAGTCAGAGATTTTATCAGAGACAGCGTTGAGTAGAACTCTGACCAAACATTTGAAATCTGCAGCTTACTCATATATGAGGAATCAAAATCACCAATCAACTGCCCGTGCACATCATAAAGAGGCATCTTTTTGGTGTTCTTTGTCCATCTACTCAAAAGATACTGTTCAGGTATCTTCCTCACCCCTTTACCTGATAAAATCCAAATAATGTGTTTGCAGATGTATCCCTTCCTCTCAAACATCttacatgaacattttgcatcaAAAGTTGTGGGATTAAATGCTACAGTGTACGTAGTACGCAATATTGCATCTTCAACATCAAGAAACCTTGTACTGGAATCCCTTAAATAATCTCCAACGCTACATGAATGCAAAGAAGCGACACACTGCTTTTGGAATTCGTAAAAGAGTGCGTGTGTGTACACATTGGATGCATGAATCTCAAGATGAAACATGGTTTTGGTTACAGGTAGAGAGAGATCATTGTCTATATCAAGGGACTTTTGGGTGTATCTTTGCTGATCCATAGCACTCTGGAAGCGTAACCAAAATTCCACAAGTGTGCCGCGAGGATTCTCGAACCGCTTGAAGAAGCTGTTCATGCTCTCAGAACGTTGGGTTGTTCTGAAAAGACAACCAAGAGGAATATCACGATAATAAGCCGGAATCCAACGTTGCCTCTTGTTAAACATATATGTCAACCATCCATTATCTTCAAGATGAAACTCCTTGATCAATGCAGACCACTTTTCTTCAAAGTCAAAAGGCTCTAGGTCAGAATCCCAGACAATACAATTCATACGGCTTACAAAATCTGTCTCTTTGGTCACTGTCGTGCctaccttttcaggtaatttCTGCATGATGTGCCATATGCAATAACGGTGGGCAGCAGTCTTAAAAATAGCAGGCACTGCAATTTTCATTGTCGGGCATTGGTCGTTAAATAAACAATTGGGTTCCTTTCCACCCATACAATCTAAGAATTTCTGAAAAACCCAATTGAAATTCTTGTCGTTCTCCCTACCCAGAAGTGAAGCAGCAAAGGTGACCGACTTCTTGTGGTGATCAACACCAGTAAAAGGACAGAATTTCATGTCATACCTATTGGTTAAAGGTCACGACCTCACCATATAGTGAGTAGTTTCGACGTGCCTCTGCGTCAGCCCAAATAACACGAACCAAACACttattctcatcaacctcatatGCATAATAAAACCCTGGCCTGGTTTCAGAAAGCACTTCAAGCTGATTTATGAACATTTGAGCATCCCGCTGCCCGATAAAACACTTGACTTCCCTACCAAAATTTTTAAAGTCATTCAAACAAGCTCCCACATTTTGATaaccatcaacatactccttatAAGACCTGAAAGTAGTCGTTGGGCCGATATTCACCTTGCAATTGTCAATAATTGTTTGTTTCTGATGTAAATTAAGGTGTGTGGGTTTGTTCTAAAATTCTTTATACTTTAGTGGACAAAGAAGGTGATTATGGGCAGTATGAAACTGATGAACAACAAAGAGTGGGACTTTAACTTGGTCAATTTCTTTGAAGACAAATCTGAATAAAATCTTGGCCTTACAACCAATCCTAGTAATCTTGGTCATCTTAGGATCATATGGTTTGATCCTTCTCTCTTCTTCACCATTAGAGGGTAACACTTTCGGCTGACTATCGCTAAACCCTTCTCTATTACAGACAATCAGTTTTGTCTTTATATCACCACTACCACGAAACCTTTTAGTTGAAGACTTTCTTGGTTCAAATTCGCAAGCGTCCGCATAagtttcataaaattggatacaCTCATCTAAGGTAGCAAAACTTTGTCCTATTCTAGGTGTAAATTGAGTGGCAACATTCCTTATCCACTCCTCAGAACCTCCAGGGGTGACAATCAAAGAAAGGTGATTTCCACCATGCACATCATCAACTTGTATGTATTGTGAAGTACAAGCAGGTACAAGAGAAGCAGAAGAAGTCTCTTCAAAACAGGGTGATGGAACAAATTCTAGAAGGAAAAAGTTAATTAGAGTAAATCAGGCTGTGATATTATTAAGGATAACATGTGATACTAGTAAGCATACCGGTTGATACTGATTTACATTAAGTAACTACAGTAAAGCATAGTGTGGGATACTAATTTACACAAGCATGAATTGTTAGATATTCTAGTGTATGATACTATTGTGAAGGATATGTGATATTATCAAAGACAAGGTGTGATATGCTAATTAGGTAAACATATAGTATATCATCACTATATTTAAAACTAGGATACTGTAAAGAGTATGAGTGATACTAGTAAAGATATGTTGTGATACTAAATTAAATTAAGTAGGTAAACAAAATTAggtcaaacaacaacaataaggtTAGGTAGAGAACTGTTAACATGTAATATTAGAACTGTTAACATGTAAACAAGAAAAGATGACTCAAATTGTAAATCTGAATAAAGCATGCAAAACAAAACAATCATTGACAATTGCATGCAAAAC is a genomic window containing:
- the LOC141631302 gene encoding protein FAR1-RELATED SEQUENCE 5-like, producing MKFCPFTGVDHHKKSVTFAASLLGRENDKNFNWVFQKFLDCMGGKEPNCLFNDQCPTMKIAVPAIFKTAAHRYCIWHIMQKLPEKVGTTVTKETDFVSRMNCIVWDSDLEPFDFEEKWSALIKEFHLEDNGWLTYMFNKRQRWIPAYYRDIPLGCLFRTTQRSESMNSFFKRFENPRGTLVEFWLRFQSAMDQQRYTQKSLDIDNDLSLPVTKTMFHLEIHASNVYTHALFYEFQKQCVASLHSCSVGDYLRDSSTRFLDVEDAILRTTYTVAFNPTTFDAKCSCKMFERKGYICKHIIWILSGKGVRKIPEQYLLSRWTKNTKKMPLYDVHGQLIGDFDSSYMSKLQISNVWSEFYSTLSLIKSLTENHVTELTDLLKAFRQKFKPNPETMTKQQELEMLLGVKCSDEVHILRPVKSKNKGRGKRLTSKKQMCIEKAQKPKRFCNNCKQMAHHDKRNCPNPAAETSEHSVDDNESDVSDFANYIHYDLFLTYII